A genome region from Musa acuminata AAA Group cultivar baxijiao chromosome BXJ3-5, Cavendish_Baxijiao_AAA, whole genome shotgun sequence includes the following:
- the LOC135638580 gene encoding protein SHORT INTERNODES 1-like, with translation MAGFSLGGGSRQGGGEEGIPPESLFLYGSGSGGGGGSRTEEITTYTRGFELWQQHQHQHLYTSTTAGLLSFSDEPLHAGGTVGPTLSMRGSGGGGGVSCQDCGNQAKKDCVHMRCRTCCKSRGFQCPTHVKSTWVPAAKRRERQQQLSATAALQHQSQRLRIGGSTTAALTRGGGGDDSGGEPSKRAREIVNRRPTAITSTSSGGDGTEAVSFPAEVSSPAVFRCVRVSPMDDAEDEFAYQTAVSIGGHVFRGILYDQGPDAQYPFHGDQPSSSTAAAAITTAAAFATNLTAAPPTSSTAGLLDPSALYPTPLSSFMAGTQFFPHHPRP, from the exons ATGGCAGGATTCTCTTTAGGTGGGGGAAGCAggcaaggaggaggagaagaagggattCCACCTGAGAGCTTATTCCTCTACGGCAGCggcagtggcggtggtggtggcagtAGAACCGAAGAGATCACCACCTACACAAgaggcttcgagctatggcagcagCACCAGCACCAGCACCTCTACACCTCCACCACCGCCGGGCTTCTTTCCTTCTCGGATGAGCCGCTCCATGCCGGTGGAACTGTCGGCCCCACGTTAAGCATGAGAGGCAGCGGTGGCGGCGGAGGGGTGAGCTGCCAGGACTGCGGCAATCAGGCCAAGAAGGACTGCGTCCACATGCGGTGCCGGACCTGCTGCAAGAGTCGAGGTTTCCAGTGCCCCACGCACGTCAAGAGCACCTGGGTCCCCGCCGCCAAGCGCCGTGAACGCCAGCAGCAGCTGTCCGCCACCGCCGCCCTTCAGCATCAGTCTCAGCGCCTCCGAATCGGTGGATCGACGACCGCGGCTCTCACCCGAGGAGGTGGAGGTGATGACAGCGGAGGAGAGCCGTCCAAAAGGGCTAGGGAAATAGTCAACCGTCGACCCACTGCCATCACCAGCACTTCATCAG GAGGCGACGGAACGGAGGCGGTGAGTTTCCCCGCGGAGGTGAGCTCGCCGGCTGTGTTCCGATGCGTGCGTGTGAGCCCCATGGACGACGCCGAGGACGAGTTCGCATACCAGACGGCCGTCAGCATCGGTGGGCACGTTTTCAGGGGCATCCTCTACGACCAGGGCCCGGATGCCCAGTACCCATTTCACGGTGATCAACCCTCGTCTTCCACTGCCGCCGCTGCCATTACCACTGCAGCTGCCTTTGCTACTAACCTCACTGCTGCACCTCCTACTAGCTCAACAGCCGGATTATTGGACCCATCCGCTCTTTATCCGACTCCGCTGAGCTCCTTCATGGCGGGTACTCAGTTCTTCCCACACCATCCGAGACCCTAG
- the LOC135639183 gene encoding glyoxylate/hydroxypyruvate reductase HPR3-like — translation MASSSVPQGRPETERPQLLLLRPPSAALDEVLSARFEILKSWESPLPLDRFLASHAADVRALLVIDLFTVDGPLLDALPALRFVCTTSAGVNHIDLAECARRGIAVANAGTVFSQEVAEYAVGLLIEVLRRVSACDRYVRRGLWPRGGDYPLGSKLGGKRVGIVGLGSIGSEVAKRLQAFGCPISYFSRCRKPQFPYTYFPSVADLAAQSDVLVLACALTHETHHIINKDVMAALGKDGIVINVGRGALVDEAELVKRLMRGEIGGAGLDVFEHEPAVPEELFGVDNVVLSPHVAMQTFESSSDLCQLTAANLEAFFSDRPLLTPVSLPA, via the exons ATGGCGTCAAGCTCGGTGCCGCAAGGTCGGCCGGAAACAGAGCGGCCGCAGCTGCTCTTGCTCCGCCCGCCCTCTGCAGCCCTGGACGAAGTCCTCTCGGCGCGGTTCGAGATCCTGAAATCGTGGGAGTCGCCGCTGCCCCTAGACCGCTTCCTCGCCAGCCACGCCGCCGACGTCCGCGCCCTGCTCGTCATCGACCTCTTCACCGTCGACGGGCCCCTCCTCGACGCCCTTCCCGCCCTCCGCTTCGTCTGCACCACCAGCGCCGGCGTCAACCACATCGACCTCGCCGAGTGCGCCCGCCGCGGCATCGCCGTCGCCAACGCCGGCACCGTCTTCTCCCAGGAAGTCGCCGAGTATGCCGTCGGCCTACTCATTGAGGTTTTACGCCGGGTGTCGGCGTGCGACCGGTACGTCCGCCGTGGTCTGTGGCCGCGTGGTGGCGACTACCCTCTCGGCTCCAAG TTGGGTGGGAAGCGGGTCGGCATTGTAGGGCTGGGAAGTATTGGATCTGAAGTAGCTAAAAGGCTGCAAGCTTTTGGTTGTCCAATCTCATACTTCTCAAGATGCAGAAAGCCACAATTTCCATACACATACTTCCCCAGCGTTGCTGATCTTGCAGCTCAAAGTGATGTGCTAGTTCTAGCTTGTGCTCTTACCCATGAGACACACCACATCATCAACAAGGATGTTATGGCAGCACTGGGGAAGGATGGGATCGTCATCAATGTGGGCAGAGGAGCTCTTGTGGACGAGGCAGAGTTAGTGAAACGCCTGATGCGAGGCGAGATCGGCGGTGCCGGTCTCGACGTGTTCGAGCATGAACCTGCTGTTCCAGAGGAGCTCTTTGGCGTGGATAATGTAGTGCTTTCACCTCATGTGGCCATGCAAACATTCGAGTCGTCTTCCGACCTCTGTCAGCTGACTGCAGCTAACTTGGAGGCCTTCTTCTCCGACAGACCATTGCTGACACCTGTTTCATTGCCAGCTTGA